The Leptodactylus fuscus isolate aLepFus1 chromosome 5, aLepFus1.hap2, whole genome shotgun sequence genome segment agcaaatagtgtccttcccctagaggacagataaggggattaaaagtagcaattgtaaacagtatagagatcagtatgtgcatcagtccgttctgaagtgtcaaactgaattcaaacggacggatggcatactgatgtgtgaacatatcctaagtcctcagcgtttctgaaacttggatattgttatgctggagctctagaaaagggcaccagcataacaatagagtgggacatcatctatggggtgggtggactacaactctcaacagttccagggcatctggagctgctgggagttgtagtaattgaaagatttgggggcatctttcgattgtccacctcagacagcggggggattgggggtgctagcagtaccattacaataaatcacaacattacaataaatacaatgcagtaatattttgtgcagtaatactcacaggagacgtcttcccacatttccagtctcttccctttggaccgccatgaccacttcttccagctgtgacttgactctgtaaagtttgaaacacagatatctttgactcctcattgctccacacatccaacccatatatcacagcagcccctgcagcctatattatgccccacagtggcacaatagactgtggggtataatagaggttgcaggggggccgctgtggtgcataatagaggttacaggggccacagtggacccttcaagctctattatgccccacagttgcacacccattaactattattatactcagggatcttttcagacctccgagtataataatcggagccccaggggaggtgagggaacataataaacactgttactcacctcgccgggatccgattttactcctagcaggctttgggcctatatggtaatgtgttagatgtcacgtggtctgggatattaccatataggcccaaagcctgtgctagcagtaacatataggcccaaagcctgtgctagcagtaacatataggcccaaagcctgtggtagtagtagtaacagcctgttaccatataggcccaaagcctgtgcttgcagtaacaggttattactactaccacaggcttcgggcctatatagtactgctagaacaggcttcgggcctatatggtaatattccagaccacgtgacgtctgggcattaccatatagccccgaatcctgctaggagtaacaccggatcccggagaggtgagtaacactgtttattatgttctctcacctcccctggagctccgattattatactcgggggtctgaaaagacccctgagtataatattagcggcagtgggatcgcggtgTGGCCCGGGagtattcactaccgcccgccgcggcctaaagtacaaggggaagcgagggcggcagtgagcaggtccgggttggtaaataggccgctgcctgctggtagatactccagcaggcagcggcctattataaaacaaaaaaaagttattatacttaccgtccgaccgagCGCTGcttctcccgctgctgccgcatcctcttctctcagacgtctgtgtatcagcgtaggcggcgtgatgacgccgcctacgctgatacgtagatggctgaagaAGCACAAGGAgagcggtagctctccttgcgctggttcttaggattaggggaggcgccctaagcgcctcccctaatcctcctctgacatgggcaggggcccgattgaaatttCAGGGGCTCGATCAggcccctaaccacccgatccaccccattgatgatcgggcccctgcctatgctaaaatgattagctgtatagtcggggcccgggggcccccggtgctccggcgggccagtccgaccctgcatttCTGTATTAGCTATGAGGACATAAACATTATATGTATATCAGTCTTGTCAACCCGCTGCAATATTTTGTCCGGGGTccgctacctcatccctacagtgaattcgtGATAGTGATgggtacgggtgctaaggagtttaatccccccttagtgtggttaggggaatctgtgggtcgccttggtttatgggccagatggaagctgcaatctcaatactgatgccagtgcttatggtgcCAGGGGCCCCTGGACACTGGTGAGacttcaccctctgcaccccctcaagttacaccctgaTGCATATATTCTTATCATGGAAGACAACAAAACCCCAGctttttttgtcttctgtgataaaataGCATATTGCAGAAGTTTATCTTTCTGCAGAAATTCGGgttcactctgctacatctatctatctatctatctatctatctatctatctatctatctatccatccatccatccataataAGTGTCATAGTACTGATATGCCCACTCAAGCCTGAGaattcactatatacagtacagaccaaaagattGGACACACCTcgtcattcaaagagttttctgtattttcatgactatgacaattgtagattcacactgaaggcatcaaaactatgaagtaacacatgtggaattatatacgtaaccaaaaagtgtgaaacaactgaaaatctgtcttatattctaggttcttcaaagtagccaccttttgctttgattcctgctttgcacatgaCTTATGCATGTGCAAGTCAATCCCTATAAAAACCACatgagtcaggagtggatttaatggCCACAGCAGCCGTTTATTTAAATAACCATAAATTAACATAGTAAATCAACATGTATAAACCTCTCAAGTGCCCCACCTTGCCAAACTCCACTTAATCCCTATAGGCACTTGAACTTGAATTATCTCAACATGAATGACGTAGGCGGTCCTCGGAGCCCACAAACCCATCAAACACTTATAACCCAACGTTATATCCCACCATTAGTTGCCTTAGCACCAGGAGAATTGCCCCCAGCCGTGGCAAAGTCTCGAGGGCAGCAAATTGTTATTATTCCTAGGTGCTCAACTATCTTTAAACCTGATATGAACCAACCACCAATCCACAAGGTCCTGGGGAGTCCAGCCCCTCCCACGGGGCCCTCCCCACCAACACCACTTTTCCTGTTCCCCTAACTCCGAGGACCCCCCCGCCATAACGAACGCCGGTATTACCTTACCGGCGAGCGTCCCGCCACACCCGGAGAGCAGTCTCAATACCGCTCCTGAGTCCCAACGACCAAAGATCAGTACCAATAGCGTTCAAATGTATGCCATCCCTTCTCCAAAAAGCCCCTTCCCCTTTCTCAAGTTCCCTATGACGCACCACCACCTGCCCATTCCTAGCCATAAACCTACCAATAGCCCTATTGACTTTTATGCGAGCTTTATTGAGACGCTCTACGGAACGAGCATCTTTCCAAAATTTACGTGGTACAATGTCCGACCACACAGTAACAAGGCCCGGACATAACGACCAAAGCCTCAAACAGTCGTGTTTAACATCCGTAATTAATTCCCTAAAAGGTCTGACTCCTAAATCGTTGCCCCCGAGGTGCAAAACTAAAATGTTAGGCTCCCTGTCTAAGCGCACATATCGATTAAATTCAGGCATCAATTGCCTCCAAGACATACCTCGTAGTCCCAACCATCGAACCACCGCCAACTCTCTCGCCAACCCCAATTGCCTACCCTCCGGGCGCGCCTCTGCCCGAACAGCTCCCCAAAACACGAATGAATGCCCCATCACTCAAATCAGACAGGGAGCCGCacctgaaaaacaaacaaaagaaaacaaaacataatACCGTAGAATTGCCCTAATAACCCACCCCAACCCCCTTAAATCAAACTAAATGGGGACGCACATATAGCTGAAAACGCCTCGATTCCCACCTCCCTATTCTACGCACAATATCCTCCCCCAAGCCCCTGCGAGCCGCCTCTGTAGCGGCCCCAATTCGAAAAGAATGACCACTATAATCCGAACCTGTCAAACCTAACGATTGAAGGCAAAGGCGGAACACACTGACAAATTGAAATCGAGATAAATATGACCCATCCGCATGGATTAGCAATGGGCCCGGAACCCTTCCCCTACCTTCCACATAACCTGAAACGCTTGCTACCGGACACATTAAACAACCTGAAATAGCAAACAAACGCACCACAGACCCCCTCCCAAACCTATCAGTCTTAGAACGCCGAATTCTAAACTCGACCCTATCCTCATAAATATCTATGTCTTCAAAACCCAATCCCCTAGGACGTACCTTGGAACTACTAACTAGTTCGCCAATCCGCAACGCCCCGAAGAAAGCCAAGGAAAACGCTGCCTTAAACAAAGACACCTCCGCCTCAGTTGTACAAATCCCCTGTAAAACCCCCCCAATATCACACAACAATTGAAAAGAAACCGGCCGGCGAGTATCCAATGAGCTCCCACCTCTGCGCCAGCCCGTAAGAGCCTGACGCACCAAAAACCCCTTCGTAAGATCCCCCATCCCCCGTCGCTTAAAACCAAACGCTAACCCTGCCATAAGCCTGTTCATACGCGACACCAACCAACCTGATTCCCGGCAATGCCCAATCCACAACAATAAAGCCCCCTCCAAATCTTCCCAATCTTCCCCCAAAAACCCCAACCAATCCTCCCAAGCCCGCCAAGCTGCCTCGTAAGCAACCCAAGTACTCTCGACTAAAGAAGACCTAACCAAACCATTTAATGCCCGACCGGCAGCCGCAACAATTCGACCGGCCAGCTCGTCCCGATCTCGTCCGCTTCTGGCGCCAATTGTCGAAAACGATCCCACTGTAGGCGAGAAAGGGAATCTGCAATGTCATTCTGCACACCTGGCAGATGCCTAGCCACCACGCATGCATTTAAGCACAGACATTCCAGAACCAGCCGCTGCAAAACCTTAACCGCCGGGGGGGAAGACGCCGACAACTTATTTATTGCAGTCACCACCCCCAGATTATCGAAATTGAAACGAATGCGCCGATTTCTAAACAAATCCCCCCAAACCACCACAGACACTAGAATAGGAAAGATTTCCAATAAGGCCAAATTGCGAACCAATCCCCCTTCCACCCAATCCGACAGCCATGAACCAACGCACCAACTCCCTTGACAATAAGCCCCGAAACCAACGCTCCCCGACGCATCTGTGTACAATTCGCAATCATACGCCTCTACAAGCTCCTCCATCCATAAAGACCTCCCATTATAGTTCGCAAGAAAAGAATCCCAAACTTCCAAGTCCGCCCTCAACTCCCTCCCCAAACGAATGTAATGCGTCGAGACTGATACCCCGGCCGTAGCTGCCGCCAGCCGACACGCAAATACCCTCCCCATCGGCATGATCCGACAGGCGAAGTTCAGCATTCCTAAAACCGACTGCAGCTCTCGGAGCTGCAGCTTTTTTAGGTGACAAGCCCTATTAACCGTGGCCCTGAGGTCAAGAAGCTTATCCTCAGGCAAACGGCACTCCATGGCCACCGTATCGATAACTAGTCCCAAAAAACAAATCTCAGTCACAGGACCCTCCGTTTTGTCAGCCGCAAGTGGCACCCCAAACTCCTCCGCCACCCGTTCCATAGTATGCAATAACAGGGAACACATAGAAGAACCACCCGGGCCTATACAAAGAAAGTCATCCAAATAATGTATAATAGATGGACAACCCGACCTATCCCGAACCACCCATTCGATAAATGAACTGAAACATTCAAAATAATAACAAGACAAGGAACACCCCATAGGCAGACAGCGATCCACATAATAACAACCCTCCCAAAAACACCCCAATAAGGCCAAACTATCCGGGTGCACTGGCAGCAAACGAAACGCCGCCTCCACGTCCGTCTTGGCCAACAACGCCCCCTTTCCATATTTTCGCACCCATGCAATCGCCGCATCAAAAGAGGTGTACACCACCGAACACAATTCCGGATCGATGCCGTCGTTTACCGACGAACCTTCCGGAAAGGAAAGGTGATGTATCATCCGAAATTTGTTAGGCTCCTTTTTTGGAACCACCCCCAGCGGAGACACTTTCAGCTCCGGTAAAGGTGGCTCCGCAAAAGGACCCGCCATTCTCCCCAAAGCCACCTCCTTACCCAATTTCTCCGATACCACCTCAGGATGTTCCCGTGCCGAACGCAAATTTTTTCCAATAACCCCGCCCCCAACATTTGAACTAGGAATCCTAAAACCCCACCTGAACCCTTCCTCCAACAAACGTGCTGCCGCCCTATTGGAGTATCTATTTAGCAGCGGCAGCATCCTTTCCAGACGTACTGGAGTCACCCCCTTTTCCAGAAAATTCCCCTGATTTTTGCTTTCCCTTAAAACACTTGTTTGCTCCGTGGCTACCTCCGCAATTGGAACATTCATGTTTAAATTTGCACTTGGAGCCGAATTTGCAAGTTCCCTCATTAAAGGAAAAACACAATCCCTTTTGTGCGGCGACCGAGCGTCCTGAAGAATCCGACCCCCCTGCCCCCCCCTGAAAGGACTGCCCCGATTTGGCCTGCGCCATCGTGCGCAGCCACAAACTAATATCCTTATGGTCCCAACGAATGCTGGACTGCATCGCCTTACGTTGGCGAAATTGCTCATCATAACGGAGCCAAGCCTGGCCCCCATATACACGATAAGCCTCCCCTATTGCATCCAAATAGCAGAATAGGGCTGAACAATTTTCAGGCGCCTTTTCCCCTATAACACTTGCCAAAATTGCGAACGCTTGTAACCAGTTAGAGAAGGTACGAGGAATTAACCTGTaccttctcttctcctcctcctccttcttttccTCTTTCCTTGCCCTATCCAAGTTAAAACGTTCCAAAGGCAAAAGAGAAAAAATATCCATATATTCCCCCTTCCAAATCTTTTCCCTGACTTCTTGTTTTAAATGAGCCCCCAAGGGGCCTTCAAAACATACATATACTTCCCCTTTTGCCGCATCATCCAACCTCGGCCCCTCAGTCTTGTCCTCACCCTGAGTCTGTCCCACAACCGATACCCCCGCCGAATCCAAAACCGTCGCGGACCCTGCACCCGTCGCCCCTGACAATGATGACCCTGAAACCGTCCCTCCTGGAATCCCTACCCCCGAAGCCAACTGCCCAACCGTAGGCCCAACAGCCCCAGTAACGCCCCATGCTGTTACCGGAGACGGAGACATCCCCACACCTCTACCCAATCCCCTCACAACATCCGCCAAAGCCCCCATGAAACTATCCATCCCCCTGCCTAGCCCCCCAGGGGTCTCccatcccccctctccccccGGGACAGCTAACAGGGCCCTAGTAGTAATAGAAAACTCCTCACCTGGTTGCCTGGGTGCTGTGTTCCCAGCAACCGAAGTATCCTGGGCCAGACGAGCATCCGGATCCCCATGGGAACTAGAAGGCCTTCTGGAATGAACGCCGTCCATCGAGGGTCTCCTGGAGCGACCACCATCTTGAGGATCCACCCGGTGTTGACCGCCATCTTGGGAGAGGATGTCTCGCCTCACAGGCCCAGGTAGGCCGTAGACGTCATCAATTCTTGGCGGCTGCGCCGCCCCGGTAACCGAATTAAGCGCCGGCCCCGTGGAGACGGTAGCTAAGGCCACGCAGGCTGCACACTCCGGACATCCGAGCTGGGCTCCATCCTGAGACGAACGGCCGCCTGCCGCAACATCTCCTGTACCCACGCTGGCTTCTGGCGGGGGAGGAGCGACTCTCCTCCCCTGTGGAAGGCCCCGCCGCACACGCGGATTCCTCCTGGCTCGGGAAGGCCGCTCAGcggcgtgccgagcgcttccctGAACCGGAGGGGCCCGTGAGGGACTCCTAATGCGGCGTCGAGCCCGGGGGGTGTCATCAGGGCTAAGGCGCTCCGGGGGACGAGTCCGCCGAGGCCGTCTGCCGGAAGAGGAGGGGCGGCTTGCCGACTCCTCAGCCCCCTGCAGCGCACCAACGAGCCGCTGCTCCAACCACTGAGGCCCCTGTGAAGCTGCCTGAGCCCGAAGGCTTGCTATCATTTGTTATATGAACCCCTCTAACTCCCCATAACCCCTCCCCTTAACAACCGTTGTCATAACGGCACATTTAACCCATTCCTGACCCCTCCCAGTCCTTTCCTGCCCAGCCATAGTCATGCAGGCCTTCCTTTTAAGGCTTTGCCTTTAGTCCGGCCTGAtctctcttggcattctcttgatgagcttcaagaggtagtcaccagaaatggtcttccaacagtcttgaaggagttcccagagatgcttagcacttgttggcccttttgccttcactctgcggtccagctcaccccaaaccatcttgattggtttcaggtctggtgactgtggaggccaggtcatctggcgtagcaccccatcactctacttcttggtcaaatagcccttacacagcctggaggtgtttggggtcattgtcctgttgaaaaataaatgatggtccaactaaacacaaacctATATAGAATATCCTATATAGGatagaatagcatgccgctgcaagatgctgtggtagccatgctggttcaatatgccttcaattttgaataaatccccaacagtgtcaccagcaaagcacccgcacaccatcacacctcctcctccatgcttcacggtgggaaccaggacTGTAGAGTCCATCCCTTCACCTTTtttgcgtcgcacaaagacacggtggttggaaccaaagatctcaaatttggactcatcaggccaaagcacagatttgcactggtctaatgtccattccttgtgttctttagcccaaacaagtctcttctgcttgttgcctgtccttagccgTGGTTTTCTAGCAGTTATTTTACCACGAAGGCCGGCTGcacaaagtttcctcttaacagttgttgtagagatgtgtctgctgctagtcttctgtgtggcattgacctggtctctaatctgagctgctgttaacctgcgatttctgaggctggtgacttggatgaactgatcttccgcagcagaggtgactcttggtcttcctttcctggggtggtcctcatgtgagccagtttctttgtagtgcttgatgacttttgcaactgcacttggggacactttcaaagttttcccaattttttggactgactgaccttcatttcttaaagtaatgatggccactcatttttctttacttagctgcttttttcttgccataatacaaattctaacagtctattcagtaggactatcagctgtgtatccacctgacttctgcacaacacaactgatggtcccaaccccatttataaggcaagaaatcccacttattaaacctgacagggcacacctgtgaagtgaaaaccatttcaggtgactagcTCTtgtagctcatcaagagaatgccaagagtgcaaagcaggaatcaaagcaaaaggtggctactttgaagaaccgagaatagaagacagattttcagttgtctcacacttttttggtaagtatataattccacatgtgttacttcatagttttgatgccttcagtgggaatctataattttcatagccatgaaaatacagaaaactctttgaatgagaaggtgtgtccaaacctttggtctgtactgtaactagtatcatttatattaatctcatgtgaAATGCGACCATGTGCTAACCATGTCTAGATAGTAGTGCCATACAATGCACATATAACTGTGCTGCACAGTGCGCACTGTACATTTTTTCAGGCTACGAATAAGAATGGtcagttcgaaacgcgtcagccgttTGACAACAACTACTATGTGTACtgctatctatatctaatcttcCCTATGGATACATATTTTTAAACATGCTGATATAATAAAGAAAAGTTTTTATTAAGAAGAAAACGCTGGATCTTCCGTCTTTTTCGTCAAGTTTTCCTATAAGGATACATTCCTAAGTCGGAGGAAGTTCTTTGGAAGTCCGGGCGATTTCTCCTATCAGAGGGACGTGAGTTTTTCCTTTTGAATATTTTATAAGTGTTGTATTGGGCTGTGTTTATCCCTTCCCTCTTTTCTCCCCATCCAGTTTTTCACTAGTACATTTTTCTATGCTGTCCTGGGCATAGACTCTCCATATGCTTCCTCAGCTTCTCTAGCTATGATATTGTGTGTATTTAGCTACGTGGCCAAACGTTTGATAAATTTCAGGTATTGGCAACTTGGACAAAAGACTAAATGGCAAAGGCAAAGTATATTTTGAACATTCGATTTTTCCAgtctttttattttaaatatatatatgagcagggatggtgacttaaaggggttgttcagtttcaggCCAATCTTGAGAGACAATTATTCAGAGGTCAGGGAAGGTACATCTAAAAATGTATACCTTTGCTCTGCTCATCACGTCATCGAAGCCGCTTAAGGAGTCATTGCATAACGACTCTGATGAAACACACATTAATTACGACCCTCCCAATTACAGGCTGCAATAGTGACCTCCGGCTGATGATATTGTGAGAGAGCTCTGGAAGACTTCATGCATTTCCAGGGAGGAAGAGGAAATGCCAAggtggagcccaggaaaggtgagtataagtgttgttttatattattgttattttgtACCCCCTCCATGACCTGTAGTACCCTTACAGCCACAAAAATCAGAATATGAACGATTTGGGGGACAACTAACATGCAAGGTTGGGCATGAAAAAGGAACAGCTTGGATGTGATCGGGAGAGAAATACGCTACTTTTGTTGAATCAGGTCACCCAAGTTTAATAGAAGTCACTGACCAATATACGCCACGGTGCTGGGGAGAAGCAAAAAGGAAATGTAAACAGAGTGCGCAAGAGTTGTTACCCTTTAGTGAAATACGTAGCTCCTGACCCATCCTCTGAGGCCAAGTACCAAAGACAAGAATATCTGCTTTAATGTACTGTAATCTGTTTCCAATAGGGGTAGCTGTGTATCAAGTCTTTCCCTAGACATGAAAAATCCTATACTTTATGAATACATTGACGGGAGCAGTAAAAGTGTCTGAATGAAGGAGGGCAGTGACAGTGACATAACCACTTTACTGCAAGGTGATACGGCACTGACCCTATTATTATTCATATACAGGTCTGCTCCGCAGAGCGTGCCATCCTGCTCTCTGTACACACAGGCCTGACTGTATCCCCCCAGTGGGCTGCACTAGCCCCATACCTTGACCTCATTTTCCATCCCAACCTCAGCCTGGTATTCTTGTACTTCGTGTTCTCGGACCTTTCTTTCCAGGCTGCTGTTCTGCATGTTCCCTCCAGGAATTCAGTAAATGAAGAACAGACTTTATGCTCCCAGTGTTTCTTAATATGCTTCATAAAAATGTGACAGAGGCAATTTATAAAGGGAGACCTTGGGATTGTGCCACGGATATTTTATTCTGTTGTTCAGGCCTTTCAAACACCCCTGTGTTCACTCACTTATTGTACGTTTGCCATCATTTCCGAGCAGAACCGTAGTCATTGTGCACACATTTGTTTATGTGTCAAAGAGCGGCCTGCTTAACTCAA includes the following:
- the LOC142202939 gene encoding uncharacterized protein LOC142202939, with product MAGPFAEPPLPELKVSPLGVVPKKEPNKFRMIHHLSFPEGSSVNDGIDPELCSVVYTSFDAAIAWVRKYGKGALLAKTDVEAAFRLLPVHPDIIDTVAMECRLPEDKLLDLRATVNRACHLKKLQLRELQSVLGMLNFALGSFSTIGARSGRDRDELAGRIVAAAGRALNGLVRSSLVESTWVAYEAAWRAWEDWLGFLGEDWEDLEGALLLWIGHCRESGWLVSRMNRLMAGLAFGFKRRGMGDLTKGFLVRQALTGWRRGGSSLDTRRPVSFQLLCDIGGVLQGICTTEAEVSLFKAAFSLAFFGALRIGELVSSSKVRPRGLGFEDIDIYEDRVEFRIRRSKTDRFGRGSVVRLFAISGCLMCPVASVSGYVEGRGRVPGPLLIHADGSYLSRFQFVSVFRLCLQSLGLTGSDYSGHSFRIGAATEAARRGLGEDIVRRIGRWESRRFQLYVRPHLV